Below is a window of bacterium DNA.
TGTGCGCCTCAAATCCCCTCTCCACACAGGACGACACGGCGGCATCGCTCGTAAAAGACTACGGCATCGAGACCTTCGCCATCCGCGGGGTCAACAACAAGGACTACTACCGCCACATCAACGCCGCACTCGACATCAAGCCTCATCTGACCATGGACGACGGCGCCGACCTAGTCTCTACCCTTCACTCCAAGCGCAAGGAACTGCTCAAGAACATCATCGGCGGAACGGAGGAGACGACAACGGGCGTCATCCGTCTTCGCGCTATGGCAAAGGAAGGGGCGCTCCGCTATCCCATCATCGCCGTTAACGACTCGGAGACCAAGTACCTCTTCGATAACCGCTACGGCACGGGCCAGTCAACGCTCGACGGCATCATCCGCGCCACAAACTTCCTGATAGCGGGATCCACTGTCGTGGTCGCAGGCTACGGCTGGTGCGGAAAGGGCGTCGCCATGCGCGCCAAGGGGCTCGGCGCGAAGGTAATAGTCACCGAGGTCAACCCCGTGCGCGCGCTCGAGGCGGAGATGGACGGCTTCCAGGTGATGCCGATGGTCGAGGCCGCGCCTTCGGGCGACCTCTTCGTCACGCTCACGGGCGACATAGACGTAATCCACAAGGCCGTCTTCGCCAGGATGAAGGACGGCGCCATATTCGCAAACTCCGGCCACTTCGACGTCGAAATCAACAAGAAGGAGCTCGATGCGCTCACCGCCAAGAAGCGCGAGGTCAGGCGCGAGGTCGTCGAGCATACGCTCAAAAACGGACGCAAGGTCTACTTCCTTTCCGAGGGTCGGCTCATCAATCTCTCTGCCGCCGAAGGACATCCGGCGATGGTCATGGACATGAGCTTTGCCAACCAATCCTTGGGCTCCGAATACATACTCAAGAACGCTTCAAAGCTCGAACGCAAGGTCTACTGCATACCGTCAGAAATCGATCAGAAGATAGCATCCATCAAACTGCGCTCGATGGGCGTAAAGATGGACAAACTC
It encodes the following:
- a CDS encoding adenosylhomocysteinase, with translation MQYDVKDLKLAAQGKLKIEWAGRFMPVLKLIRERFEKEKPLKGKRLAACLHVTTETANLMLVLKAGGAQIRLCASNPLSTQDDTAASLVKDYGIETFAIRGVNNKDYYRHINAALDIKPHLTMDDGADLVSTLHSKRKELLKNIIGGTEETTTGVIRLRAMAKEGALRYPIIAVNDSETKYLFDNRYGTGQSTLDGIIRATNFLIAGSTVVVAGYGWCGKGVAMRAKGLGAKVIVTEVNPVRALEAEMDGFQVMPMVEAAPSGDLFVTLTGDIDVIHKAVFARMKDGAIFANSGHFDVEINKKELDALTAKKREVRREVVEHTLKNGRKVYFLSEGRLINLSAAEGHPAMVMDMSFANQSLGSEYILKNASKLERKVYCIPSEIDQKIASIKLRSMGVKMDKLTPAQKHYLASWQEGT